In Fulvia fulva chromosome 10, complete sequence, a single window of DNA contains:
- a CDS encoding Mitochondrial import receptor subunit tom70, translating to MAAARASTAAVEQVEHVEQVAHSAAASTSSFWDRVGTWYHDNKVAAWTIAGVTVVVAGGTVYYLSQPPKVTADASKPKKRKGKKATAGSDKINSEEKTEAKAAPPKQPVVEEVEKLPQVTEESVASLSEADRKDYAAKLKAAGNKAYGSKDYNKAIDLYTQAILCKADPVFYSNRAACYNALSEWAKVIEDTTAALNLDNEYVKALNRRANAYEQEGKYSEALLDYTASCIIDQFRNETSAQAVERLLKKVAETKAKKIMEGKEKKLPSPTFVSNYLQSFRAKNLPEGLEETADLEEGSGKWYLRKGLLAIKRRTGEGYNEAAESFDKAIEQNNLEKHEANAYNMRGTFRYLRGENDAALEDLNKSIELDESLVQSYVKRASMHLEQKSADTYQAFKGARDAAANDFELAQKYNPDDPDIYYHRAQLHFILSEFSLAATDYQKSIDLDKDFIFSHIQLGVTQYKMGSVASSMATFRRCIKNFGDKSDVYNYYGELLLDQQKYQEAVEKFETAVEMEKKAVGERGGGMNVLPLINKALALFQWKQDFSAAEELCDKALIIDPECDIAVATMAQLLLQQGKVTEALKYFERAAELSRTEGEIVNALSYAEATRTQLEVQEKYPQLAAKLQGMGAGMGGPPMR from the exons ATGGCGGCAGCACGAGCCTCGACGGCCGCAGTCGAGCAGGTCGAACACGTCGAACAAGTCGCACATTCTGCTGCCGCATCAACATCATCGTTTTGGGATCGCGTAGGGACTTGGTATCACGACAACAAGGTTGCGGCATGGACCATCGCTGGTGTGACAGTAGTCGTCGCTGGAGGCACAGTCTACTATCTATCACAACCGCCCAAGGTCACAGCCGATGCATCCAAGCCCAAGAAGAGGAAAGGCAAGAAGGCGACGGCGGGGTCAGATAAGATCAAttccgaggaaaagacggaAGCGAAAGCTGCGCCGCCTAAACAGCCTGTCGTAGAGGAGGTAGAAAAGCTGCCTCAGGTCACAGAGGAGTCGGTGGCATCACTATCGGAAGCTGATCGCAAGGACTATGCGGCCAAGCTGAAGGCTGCGGGAAACAAGGCATATGGCAGCAAGGACTACAACAAAGCGATCGACCTCTACACACAAGCCATCCTCTGCAAAGCTGATCCTGTCTTCTACTCTAACCGAGCCGCCTGCTACAACGCCTTGAGCGAATGGGCCAAGGTCATCGAGGATACCACTGCTGCGCTCAACCTGGATAACGAATACGTCAAGGCACTTAACCGAAGAGCAAACGCGTACGAGCAAGAAGGAAAGTACAGCGAAGCGCTTCTCGACTACACTGCCAGCTGCATCATTGACCAATTCCGCAACGAAACTTCTGCTCAAGCTGTCGAAAGGCTGCTCAAGAAGGTCGCCGAGACCAAGGCCAAGAAGATCATGGAAGGCAAGGAAAAGAAGCTGCCATCGCCCACATTCGTCTCCAACTACCTGCAATCATTCCGCGCCAAGAATCTTCCTGAAGGACTCGAAGAAACTGCCGACCTCGAGGAGGGGAGCGGCAAGTGGTATCTACGAAAGGGACTTCTCGCGATCAAGCGTCGAACTGGCGAAGGCTACAACGAGGCTGCTGAGAGTTTTGATAAGGCGATTGAACAGAACAACCTCGAAAAGCACGAAGCAAACGCGTATAACATGCGCGGTACATTCCGTTACCTCAGAGGCGAGAACGACGCCGCATTGGAAGACCTGAACAAGTCTATCGAGCTGGACGAATCTCTCGTGCAAAGCTACGTGAAGCGTGCTAGCATGCATCTGGAGCAAA AAAGTGCAGACACTTACCAAGCATTCAAAGGTGCACGCGACGCCGCTGCCAACGACTTCGAACTCGCCCAAAAGTACAACCCCGACGACCCAGACATCTACTACCACCGCGCACAACTTCACTTCATCCTCTCCGAGTTCAGCTTAGCCGCGACCGATTACCAGAAATCGATCGATCTTGACAAGGATTTCATCTTCTCGCATATCCAGCTTGGTGTGACACAGTACAAGATGGGCTCGGTAGCAAGCAGTATGGCCACGTTCAGGCGCTGCATTAAGAACTTTGGTGACAAAAGCGATGTGTACAACTACTACGGTGAATTGCTGCTCGATCAGCAAAAATACCAGGAGGCAGTCGAGAAGTTCGAGACTGCGGTCGAAATGGAGAAGAAGGCCGTTGGCGAACGTGGTGGCGGCATGAACGTGCTGCCACTCATCAACAAGGCACTTGCTCTGTTCCAGTGGAAGCAAGACTTCTCTGCTGCCGAGGAGCTTTGCGATAAGGCACTGATCA TCGATCCCGAGTGCGACATCGCAGTCGCCACCATGGCTCAACTCCTTCTGCAACAAGGCAAGGTCACTGAAGCACTCAAATACTTTGAGCGCGCCGCCGAGCTCTCACGAACAGAAGGCGAGATCGTCAACGCTTTGTCATATGCTGAGGCCACAAGGACACAGCTCGAAGTGCAAGAAAAGTACCCACAACTGGCTGCCAAGCTGCAAGGCATGGGAGCTGGGATGGGTGGCCCGCCCATGAGGTAG
- a CDS encoding Putative aminodeoxychorismate lyase, protein MSGHFGVGPTSTDNEKPFVYTSIRYDRRLYHTAKNTAASCGKPCPFYMLEHHWTRLQVAKWSTFFFSDDRPRPNSGGPTIILQVLLNAVKDWHEKHPDENPEALRIKLCAYVGDKMRTEIYHPLKSIPMTGLFPTTFDLPVEQRRETEWSILLDTEPTEACEGTMFKTSDRSTYARARAAADIVNYMMPREVLLWDHDRNVIDGSICTVYLYRQGRWVTPSAAAGGLQGTTRRWALENQLAFEGEIPIDSMVDGEVVWLSNAVRGYFWAIYQSRDPPQDQPDEAVVQRIHHERFI, encoded by the coding sequence ATGAGCGGCCACTTCGGCGTGGGTCCTACGTCGACTGACAACGAGAAGCCTTTTGTCTACACAAGTATACGCTATGACAGGAGACTGTATCATACAGCGAAAAATACTGCTGCATCATGTGGCAAGCCCTGTCCGTTCTACATGCTGGAGCACCACTGGACCAGATTACAAGTAGCCAAGTGGAGTACATTCTTCTTCTCAGATGACCGACCCAGACCCAACTCCGGCGGTCCGACCATAATCCTCCAGGTGTTGCTCAACGCGGTCAAGGACTGGCACGAGAAGCACCCTGATGAGAATCCTGAAGCCTTGCGGATCAAGCTCTGCGCATATGTTGGGGACAAAATGAGGACTGAGATCTACCATCCGCTGAAAAGCATTCCAATGACGGGACTGTTCCCGACTACATTCGATCTTCCAGTAGAGCAGCGGCGCGAGACAGAGTGGTCCATTCTCCTTGACACCGAGCCAACCGAAGCCTGCGAAGGAACCATGTTCAAGACCAGTGACCGCTCTACATATGCTCGTGCGCGAGCGGCAGCCGATATTGTCAACTACATGATGCCACGAGAAGTCTTGCTTTGGGACCACGATCGGAATGTGATCGACGGTTCCATCTGTACGGTGTACCTCTATCGCCAAGGACGGTGGGTCACACCGTCGGCTGCTGCAGGCGGCTTGCAAGGGACGACCCGAAGATGGGCTCTTGAGAATCAGCTGGCTTTCGAGGGCGAGATACCGATCGACAGCATGGTAGATGGCGAAGTTGTCTGGCTCTCGAATGCCGTGAGAGGGTACTTCTGGGCAATATATCAGAGTCGAGACCCTCCTCAGGATCAACCAGACGAGGCAGTGGTGCAGCGCATACATCACGAGCGCTTTATATAA
- a CDS encoding Cytosolic neutral trehalase: MSSQQSALRNHTRKPSHQNGEQNLSLDLDPYAAPSVYYGGSHSPRKVAKSRTYSAIDPPGSEPLAHTFKAPARRTSHDAQGNAPRRYLINVDDCLKSLLSREDTDNNVQITIEDSGPKTIELGTAASGGYKRFDVRGTYMLSNLLQELTLAKKYGRKQIVLDEARLNENPVNRMARLIKDQFWPNLTRRMDGSNIGAVGKDPKDWTADPRPRIYIPPGAPEQYEYYTRIAKEHPEIRLDVQWLKDGGPDDDEYVRDLNSAPGILAIEMERVEDTPKGEIDFKGLPFVVPGGRFNELYGWDSYMETLGLLVNDRVDLCESMARHFCFSIRHYGKILNANRSYYLRRTQPPFLTDMALRIYDRIKHRPDSLDFLRRCILAAIKDYYATWTSKPRFDEESGLSRYVPGGLGVPPETEATHFVHVLSPYAKKHNMSFNDFVHAYNYGHVFEPELDEYFLHDRSVRESGHDTSYRLERVSAHLATVDLNSCLYKYEVDIARTIRAFFGDKLCIPKEWHMPGHPDFETSSTWDRRAKKRRQQMDKLMWNEEAGMFFDYNTVKKEQTGYESATTFWSMWAGACTPRQASVLIEKALPKFEVHGGLVSGTEKSRGPVGVHRPNRQWDFPFGWAPQQILAWTGMLRYGFEEEAQRCAYRWIYMCTKAFVDFNGVVVEKYDVTRQVDPHKVTAEYGNQGGDFKGVATEGFGWVNASYVYGLQILNAHMKRALGAVTTWDTFKKMTEGEDSGDILLDPKHPASQIHAAEHHSAPVQYAHGGEAPVTPANLASKHDDVNRGSTVGLTPGTIPPAHAWG, from the exons ATGAGCTCGCAGCAATCCGCGCTCCGCAATCACACTCGCAAGCCCTCCCACCAGAATGGCGAGCAGAACCTCTCGCTAGACCTCGACCCTTATGCCGCGCCTAGCGTCTACTACGGCGGGAGCCACAGCCCTAGAAAGGTTGCAAAGAGTCGCACATACTCAGCT ATTGATCCTCCTGGTTCTGAACCACTAGCACACACATTCAAGGCACCCGCGAGGCGAACGAGCCACG ATGCACAGGGTAATGCCCCTCGCCGCTATCTCATCAATGTTGATGATTGCCTGAAGTCCCTCTTGTCGCGGGAGGACACCGACAACAACGTCCAGATCACCATTGAGGACAGCGGGCCAAAGACGATCGAGCTTGGAACAGCCGCTTCTGGTGGCTACAAACGCTTCGATGTCCGCGGCACATATATGCTCAGCAATCTCTTGCAGGAGCTTACGTTGGCCAAGAAGTATGGCCGTAAGCAGATCGTACTCGACGAGGCCCGTCTGAACGAGAACCCGGTCAACCGCATGGCTCGCCTTATCAAGGACCAGTTCTGGCCGAATCTCACCAGACGCATGGATGGGTCCAACATTGGTGCTGTCGGAAAGGATCCCAAAGACTGGACAGCAGACCCTCGGCCTCGCATCTACATTCCACCTGGAGCTCCAGAGCAGTATGAGTACTACACTCGGATTGCCAAGGAACATCCCGAGATAAGACTCGATGTCCAATGGCTGAAGGATGGAGGACCAGACGACGATGAATATGTGCGTGACCTCAACAGCGCCCCTGGTATCCTGGCCATTGAGATGGAACGCGTTGAGGACACACCAAAGGGAGAAATTGATTTCAAGGGCCTGCCTTTCGTTGTTCCTGGCGGTCGCTTCAACGAGCTCTACGGCTGGGACAGTTACATGGAGACGCTGGGCTTGCTCGTCAACGACCGGGTGGACCTTTGCGAGTCCATGGCAAGACATTTCTGTTTCTCGATTCGCCACTATGGCAAAATCCTGAACGCCAATCGTTCATACTATCTCCGCCGCACTCAGCCGCCCTTCCTTACAGACATGGCACTCCGCATCTATGACAGGATAAAACACAGACCTGACAGTCTCGACTTCCTCCGCAGGTGTATCCTCGCCGCCATCAAGGACTACTATGCGACTTGGACGTCGAAACCGAGATTCGATGAAGAGTCTGGTCTTTCGCGATACGTGCCAGGCGGTCTTGGTGTACCACCGGAGACAGAGGCAACTCACTTCGTTCATGTCCTGTCACCATACGCCAAGAAGCACAACATGAGCTTCAACGACTTTGTCCATGCCTACAATTATGGTCATGTTTTCGAGCCGGAGCTTGACGAGTATTTCCTGCACGACCGATCGGTGCGTGAATCAGGACACGATACCTCATACCGCCTGGAGAGGGTTAGTGCCCATCTCGCTACGGTCGACCTCAACTCGTGTTTGTACAAGTACGAAGTCGACATTGCACGCACTATCCGTGCATTCTTCGGCGACAAGCTCTGCATTCCCAAGGAGTGGCACATGCCTGGCCACCCGGACTTCGAGACTTCATCGACTTGGGATCGCCGTGCCAAGAAGCGACGCCAGCAGATGGACAAGCTCATGTGGAACGAGGAGGCTGGCATGTTCTTCGACTACAACACTGTGAAGAAGGAACAGACTGGGTATGAGAGTGCAACGACTTTCTGGTCCATGTGGGCTGGCGCTTGTACACCTCGTCAAGCCTCAGTTCTGATCGAAAAGGCATTACCTAAGTTCGAAGTTCACGGCGGTCTTGTTAGCGGTACGGAGAAGAGCCGTGGCCCAGTAGGTGTTCACCGACCGAACCGTCAATGGGACTTCCCATTCGGCTGGGCACCTCAACAGATCCTTGCCTGGACTGGTATGCTACGTTACGGCTTTGAGGAGGAAGCACAGCGATGCGCTTATCGCTGGATCTATATGTGCACCAAGGCCTTTGTCGATTTCAATGGCGTCGTAGTCGAGAAGTACGATGTTACAAGACAGGTCGATCCTCACAAGGTTACCGCTGAATACGGCAATCAAGGTGGTGACTTCAAGGGTGTGGCAACAGAAGGCTTTGGCTGGGTCAATGCATCCTACGTCTACGGCTTGCAGATCCTCAATGCCCATATGAAGCGTGCCCTGGGTGCCGTCACCACTTGGGACACCTTCAAGAAGATGACAGAAGGTGAAGATTCTGGCGACATTTTGCTGGATCCCAAGCACCCGGCATCCCAAATTCATGCAGCCGAGCACCATTCGGCACCGGTACAATACGCACATGGCGGCGAGGCTCCTGTAACCCCAGCGAACCTGGCGTCGAAGCATGACGATGTCAACCGCGGCTCCACCGTTGGTCTCACGCCCGGGACGATACCGCCAGCGCATGCCTGGGGATGA
- a CDS encoding peptidyl-prolyl cis-trans isomerase encodes MADNKRSRVFFDISIGGTSAGKVVFELYNDVVPKTAENFRALCTGEKGEGTAGKPLHYKGSTFHRVIKSFMIQGGDFTAGNGTGGESIYGEKFEDENFDLKHDKPFLLSMANAGAGTNGSQFFVTTVPTPHLDGKHVVFGEVIAGKSIIRNVENTSVGASDKPEKDCVIEDCGELPPNVDLSQFNKKKADSTGDAYEDFPEDHPKEGDDWKGTEIVKIVSELKDMGNKAFKAQEHEMALSKYQKALRYLHEYPEPLENDPKDLGDQLKTLKVSLYTNCSLMEYKLGQFKNSFTSADKAAGVPGIDNKAKGKAVFRKGMAAKGSKDEEGAIQFLQQAAELLPEDPASKNELAAVRKAMADRKAKEKKVYAKAFA; translated from the coding sequence ATGGCAGACAACAAGCGCAGCCGCGTCTTCTTCGACATTTCAATCGGCGGAACCTCCGCCGGCAAGGTCGTCTTCGAGCTCTACAACGATGTGGTGCCCAAGACTGCAGAGAACTTCCGCGCGCTGTGCACAGGCGAGAAGGGCGAGGGAACGGCAGGCAAGCCTCTACACTACAAAGGCAGCACATTTCACCGTGTGATCAAGAGCTTCATGATCCAGGGTGGTGACTTCACAGCGGGAAATGGCACTGGCGGTGAGAGCATCTACGGCGAGAAGTTCGAGGACGAGAACTTCGATCTGAAGCACGACAAGCCATTCTTGCTGTCTATGGCCAATGCTGGAGCCGGAACAAATGGCAGCCAGTTCTTCGTCACCACAGTTCCAACACCCCACTTGGACGGAAAGCATGTGGTATTCGGAGAGGTCATTGCAGGCAAGAGCATCATTAGAAATGTTGAGAACACTTCCGTTGGAGCAAGTGACAAGCCCGAGAAGGACTGCGTGATTGAAGACTGCGGAGAACTCCCGCCAAACGTCGACCTTTCTCAGTTCAACAAGAAGAAGGCAGACTCGACAGGTGATGCGTACGAGGACTTCCCTGAAGACCACCCCAAAGAGGGCGATGACTGGAAAGGTACAGAGATTGTCAAGATCGTGTCGGAGCTGAAGGATATGGGCAACAAGGCATTCAAGGCACAAGAGCACGAGATGGCACTCAGCAAGTACCAGAAAGCGCTGCGATACCTGCACGAGTACCCTGAGCCTCTCGAGAACGATCCAAAGGACCTCGGAGATCAGCTCAAGACACTCAAGGTCTCGCTCTACACCAATTGCTCGCTTATGGAGTACAAGCTTGGTCAATTCAAGAATTCCTTCACGTCAGCAGATAAGGCTGCTGGTGTCCCAGGAATCGATAACAAGGCAAAGGGCAAGGCCGTCTTCCGGAAGGGTATGGCAGCCAAGGGGTCGAAGGATGAGGAGGGCGCGATCCAGTTCCTGCAGCAAGCTGCCGAGCTCCTGCCAGAGGATCCGGCCTCGAAGAATGAGCTGGCTGCCGTGAGAAAAGCCATGGCCGATCGCAAGGCCAAGGAGAAGAAGGTGTACGCGAAGGCTTTCGCATGA